A region of Cucumis melo cultivar AY chromosome 2, USDA_Cmelo_AY_1.0, whole genome shotgun sequence DNA encodes the following proteins:
- the LOC103487257 gene encoding probable UDP-N-acetylglucosamine--peptide N-acetylglucosaminyltransferase SEC isoform X2 encodes MMAYSCYLEALRIQPTFAIAWSNLAGLFMESGDLNRALQYYKEAVKLKPQFPDAYLNLGNVYKALGMPQEAIVCYQRAIQMRPNYAIAYGNLASTYYEQSQLDMAILHYKQAITCDPRFLEAYNNLGNALKEFGRVEEAIQCYNQCLALQPSHPQALTNLGNIYMEWNMVPAAASYYKATLRVTTGLSAPFNNLAIIYKQQGNYADAISCYNEVLRIDPLAADGLVNRGNTYKEIGRVSEAIQDYIRAINIRPTMAEAHANLASAYKDSGLVEAAIKSYKQALHLRPEFPEATCNLLHTLQCVCNWEDRDKMFAEVEGIIKRQINMSVLPSVQPFHAIAYPIDPLLALEISRSYASHCLKIASRFSLPSFNHPSPVPIKRNGGFERLRIGYVSSDFGNHPLSHLMGSVFGMHNREHVEVFCYALSPNDNTEWRQRIQFEAEHFVDVSAMTSDVIAKMINEDKIQILINLNGYTKGARNEIFAMQPAPIQVSYMGFPGTTGATYIDYLVTDEFVSPLRYAHIYSEKIVHLPHCYFVNDYKQKNLDALDSNCQHKRSDYGLPEGKFIFACFNQLYKMDPEIFNTWCNILKRVPNSALWLLRFPAAGEMRLRAYAVAQGVQPEQIIFTDVAMKNEHIRRSALADLFLDTPLCNAHTTGTDILWAGLPMITLPLEKMATRVAGSLCLATGLGDEMIVSSMKEYEEKAVTLALNRPKLQALTNKLKAVRMTCPLFDTARWVRNLERSYFKMWNLHCSGQRPQHFKVTENNLEYPFDR; translated from the exons ATGATG GCGTACAGCTGCTACCTTGAAGCTTTACGTATACAGCCTACATTTGCTATTGCATGGTCGAATCTTGCTGGTCTTTTCATGGAATCTGGTGACCTTAACAGAGCACTTCAATACTACAAG GAGGCAGTGAAGCTCAAACCCCAATTTCCAGATGCCTACTTGAATCTGGGGAATGTTTATAAG GCTTTGGGAATGCCTCAGGAGGCAATTGTGTGCTACCAACGTGCCATTCAGATGCGACCAAACTATGCTATAGCTTATG GTAATTTGGCAAGTACCTATTACGAGCAAAGTCAACTTGATATGGCAATACTTCATTACAAGCAAGCTATTACATGTGATCCTAGATTTTTGGAGGCCTACAACAATTTG GGTAATGCTCTTAAGGAGTTCGGCAGAGTGGAGGAGGCTATACAATGCTACAAC CAATGCCTTGCTCTGCAACCAAGCCACCCACAAGCTCTTACCAACCTTGGGAATATATACATGGAATG GAATATGGTGCCTGCTGCTGCTTCATATTATAAGGCCACACTTCGAGTAACTACGGGACTGTCAGCCCCCTTTAACAATCTTGCCATCATATACAAGCAACAG GGAAATTATGCTGATGCAATTTCTTGCTACAATGAGGTCCTTCGTATTGATCCATTGGCAGCTGATGGCCTAGTGAATAGGGGTAACACCTACAAGGAAATAGGTAGAGTGAGTGAAGCAATTCAGGACTACATACGGGCCATTAATATCCGGCCTACCATGGCCGAAGCCCATGCTAATTTAGCTTCAGCTTACAAGGACAG TGGACTTGTAGAGGCTGCTATCAAGAGCTATAAACAAGCATTGCATCTGCGGCCTGAGTTCCCCGAGGCAACATGCAACCTTTTGCATACTTTACAG TGCGTCTGCAATTGGGAGGATCGTGATAAAATGTTTGCGGAGGTAGAGGGGATCATCAAGAGGCAAATTAAT ATGTCTGTCCTACCAAGTGTTCAACCTTTTCATGCAATAGCTTATCCGATTGACCCATTGCTTGCACTTGAAATTAG CCGCAGTTATGCATCACACTGTTTGAAAATTGCATCTCGATTTTCACTTCCTAGTTTCAATCACCCTTCACCAGTTCCCATAAAGCGAAATGGTGGGTTTGAGAGGCTTAGGATTGG CTATGTGAGCAGTGACTTTGGTAATCACCCCTTATCACATCTTATGGGATCTGTTTTTGGCATGCACAACAGAGAACATGTTGAG GTCTTTTGCTATGCTTTGAGTCCAAATGATAATACGGAGTGGAGACAGCGAATTCAATTTGAAGCTGAGCACTTTGTGGATGTATCCGCCATGACATCTGATGTGATTGCCAAAATGATTAATGAAGACAAAATTCAAATACTAATAAATTTGAATGGCTATACTAAG GGAGCTAGAAATGAAATATTTGCCATGCAGCCTGCACCCATTCAGGTATCGTACATGGGATTTCCAGGAACAACAGGAGCCACTTACATAGATTATTTAGTGACCGATGAG TTTGTTTCACCTTTACGTTATGCACATATTTACTCTGAGAAGATCGTTCACCTCCCACACTGTTACTTTGTTAATGATTATAAGCAG AAAAATTTGGATGCGTTGGATTCAAACTGCCAGCATAAACGTTCAGATTATGGGTTACCTGAAGGGAAATTCATTTTTGCTTGCTTTAATCAGTTGTACAAAATGGATCCAGAGATCTTCAACACCTG GTGTAATATTCTTAAGCGTGTGCCGAACAGTGCACTTTGGCTTCTCAGATTCCCAGCTGCTGGTGAAATGAGACTTCGAGCAT ATGCTGTAGCTCAAGGAGTGCAACCAGAGCAAATAATTTTTACAGATGTTGCCATGAAAAATGAGCACATCAGACGTAGTGCTTTGGCAGATTTGTTCCTGGACAC GCCTCTGTGCAATGCACATACCACAGGAACTGACATCTTATGGGCTGGTTTACCGATGATTACCCTGCCTCTCGAGAAAATGGCTACTAGGGTTGCCGGGTCTCTCTGTCTTGCAACTGGACTGGGAGACGAAATGATTGTTAGCAG CATGAAAGAGTACGAGGAGAAGGCAGTAACATTGGCATTGAACCGGCCAAAACTTCAAGCACTCACCAACAAATTGAAGGCAGTGAGGATGACTTGCCCTCTATTTGACACGGCTCGATGG GTGAGGAACTTGGAGAGATCATACTTCAAAATGTGGAACTTGCACTGTTCAGGGCAGCGTCCGCAACATTTCAAGGTGACAGAAAACAATTTGGAATATCCCTTTGATAGATAG